In Chrysiogenia bacterium, the genomic stretch CACGCCAAGGCCGATGAGCAGGTACACCGCCTGGCGCTTGAGAAAATAGAATCCGTCGGCATGGGTCTCGGCGCCGCGCACCGAGCTGACCGAGTAGACCATCACGAGCCCCAGGCACGCGAGCATGAGCACGCACACGAGAATGGAGCGATCAAATGCGCCCACTTCGTGCGGGAAAACGGTGGAGGCGGTGCCCTGCATCGAACTCATGCGGCCAGCCCCCTGACTGCCGATGCGAAGCGATCCCCGCGTTCGGCGTAGTTCCTGAACATGTCGAAGCTCGCACAAGCGGGTGAGAGCAGCACCACGTCGCCGGACTCGGCAAGCGCCGCGGCGCGCGCGACGGCGTCCTCGATGCTGCCGAGTTGCTCGCTCGGGCATACTTCGGAGAGTGCTTCGGCCATCTCGGCCGCCGCCTCACCGATGAGCAGCGCGGCGCGCACGCGCCCACGCGCGGCCTCCACGAGCGGCGCGTAGCTGCCGTGCTTGCTCACGCCGCCGGCCACCAGGATGACCGGCCCGGCAAAGCCCTTGAGGCTCTCGCACACGGCGCCGACGTTCGTTCCCTTGGAAT encodes the following:
- the murD gene encoding UDP-N-acetylmuramoyl-L-alanine--D-glutamate ligase (UDP-N-acetylmuramoylalanine--D-glutamate ligase; involved in peptidoglycan biosynthesis; cytoplasmic; catalyzes the addition of glutamate to the nucleotide precursor UDP-N-acetylmuramoyl-L-alanine during cell wall formation), coding for SGSKLTGRHNLANLLAAVAAAEAFGLGAAQIEAGIAAFKGLPHRCEFVAEVSGVSYFDDSKGTNVGAVCESLKGFAGPVILVAGGVSKHGSYAPLVEAARGRVRAALLIGEAAAEMAEALSEVCPSEQLGSIEDAVARAAALAESGDVVLLSPACASFDMFRNYAERGDRFASAVRGLAA